The following are from one region of the Georgenia sp. M64 genome:
- a CDS encoding FUSC family protein — MTPDPAAVRRTWSSHPRLSLALRAAIAAALAWFVAHLVPGPVADYPYYAPLGAVIATTSSLAGSVRESLQAVAAITLGAAVALGVAAVSPSDFAPLTVAVVVLVGVFLAGWPRLGSMGSWVATASLFVLILGRGDPVGFIGAYTGLTLVGAAIGVAVNWAWPPLPLTPAQMALDATRRTLTRQLEDLAEGLEQDQPPDPDEWAARRRNLDPLLRRMRDSVQDATDAQLWNRRTARYRESIERQDRQSRALERAALLVEDLTILVSEEEHAGLERVALGPGLRPRAAEALRRLAAVYEGVRGSSEHTAEVPLATEAIADLAHAVHEAQARGENTDTAATLVVTLRRCLQAVTDPPRRLR, encoded by the coding sequence ATGACTCCCGACCCCGCCGCCGTGCGCAGGACCTGGTCGAGCCACCCGCGGCTCTCCCTCGCCCTGCGGGCGGCGATCGCCGCGGCCCTGGCGTGGTTCGTCGCCCACCTGGTGCCCGGGCCGGTCGCGGACTACCCGTACTACGCCCCGCTCGGCGCCGTCATCGCGACGACGTCCAGCCTGGCCGGGTCGGTCCGCGAGTCGCTCCAGGCGGTGGCCGCGATCACCCTCGGCGCCGCCGTCGCGCTGGGCGTGGCCGCCGTCAGCCCGTCCGACTTCGCCCCGCTCACGGTGGCCGTCGTCGTGCTCGTCGGCGTGTTCCTGGCGGGCTGGCCGCGCCTGGGCTCGATGGGCAGCTGGGTGGCGACGGCCTCGCTGTTCGTCCTCATCCTCGGCCGGGGCGACCCGGTCGGGTTCATCGGCGCGTACACCGGCCTCACGCTGGTCGGGGCCGCCATCGGCGTCGCGGTGAACTGGGCATGGCCCCCGCTCCCGCTCACGCCCGCCCAGATGGCCCTCGACGCGACCCGGCGCACCCTCACCCGGCAGCTCGAGGACCTCGCCGAGGGCCTGGAGCAGGACCAGCCGCCCGACCCGGACGAGTGGGCGGCGCGCCGCCGCAACCTCGACCCGCTGCTGCGGCGCATGCGCGACAGCGTCCAGGATGCCACCGACGCCCAGCTCTGGAACCGGCGGACCGCGCGCTACCGGGAGAGCATCGAGCGCCAGGACCGGCAGTCCCGCGCCCTCGAGCGGGCCGCCCTGCTGGTGGAGGACCTGACGATCCTGGTGAGCGAGGAGGAGCACGCCGGCCTGGAGCGGGTGGCCCTCGGTCCGGGACTCCGTCCGCGCGCCGCCGAGGCGCTGCGCCGCCTGGCCGCCGTCTACGAAGGCGTCCGGGGCTCGAGCGAGCACACCGCGGAGGTCCCGCTCGCCACCGAGGCGATCGCGGACCTCGCCCACGCCGTCCACGAGGCGCAGGCCCGCGGCGAGAACACCGATACGGCCGCCACCCTGGTCGTCACCCTGCGACGATGCCTCCAGGCCGTCACCGACCCACCGAGGAGACTGCGATGA
- a CDS encoding BCCT family transporter, whose protein sequence is MSQATRARVRAPHDRRVQAPAVFFPALAIIVVAVALAIALPERTAAVLGTLQGSVVAGFGPYFVVVVAGFVVFSLWMGMSRFGDIKLGKDEDEPEFGLMSWFAMLFAAGMGIGLVFWGAAEPLTFFVNPKPGAGAETRVERAEAAMTQTFLHWGFHAWAVYAVVGLSLAYAIHRRGRPVSIRWALEPLLGDRLRGRTGDAIDVIAIVGTLFGVATSLGLGVQQISAGLVRLGAVGQPSDGLLIVLITVITLIALTSVLSGVGRGIKWLSNINLGLAGVFLVAVLLLGPTLFLLRDLVQSFGSYLQNIVQLTFNASAYTGADGLAWQGSWTIFYWGWWISWAPFVGVFIARISRGRTVREFILGVMLVPTAVTFVWFTVMGGGAIRQAWDDFNGGLFDPEEGIVSEAVLFNFLGTLPASGVLSVIAIILVAVFFVTSSDSGSLVVDMLASGGDIDPPRWSRVVWVTLEGLVAIALLLAGGLAALQTAAILTALPVSLVMIGMCVATYRALRDEHAVLVRAERRQRREELAHHVGTRVRTELTEGFGDHFGVHVDDRVAVALSEHMDDRAGAVPEHLDDVPRPWWQRFRPSAR, encoded by the coding sequence ATGTCGCAAGCCACGCGCGCCCGGGTCCGGGCCCCCCACGACCGGCGGGTCCAGGCCCCGGCGGTCTTCTTCCCGGCCCTGGCCATCATCGTCGTCGCCGTCGCCCTCGCCATCGCCCTGCCGGAGCGGACCGCGGCGGTCCTCGGCACCCTGCAGGGCTCGGTGGTGGCCGGGTTCGGTCCGTACTTCGTCGTCGTCGTCGCCGGCTTCGTCGTGTTCTCCCTGTGGATGGGCATGAGCCGGTTCGGTGACATCAAGCTGGGGAAGGACGAGGACGAGCCGGAGTTCGGCCTCATGTCCTGGTTCGCGATGCTGTTCGCCGCCGGCATGGGGATCGGCCTGGTGTTCTGGGGCGCGGCGGAGCCGTTGACGTTCTTCGTCAACCCCAAGCCGGGAGCCGGCGCCGAGACGCGCGTCGAGCGGGCCGAGGCGGCGATGACCCAGACCTTCCTCCACTGGGGCTTCCACGCCTGGGCGGTGTACGCCGTCGTCGGCCTCTCGCTGGCCTACGCCATCCACCGGCGCGGGCGTCCGGTCTCGATCCGGTGGGCCCTCGAGCCGCTCCTCGGTGACCGGCTCCGCGGACGGACCGGCGACGCCATCGACGTCATCGCCATCGTGGGCACGCTCTTCGGGGTGGCGACGTCGCTGGGGCTGGGCGTGCAGCAGATCTCCGCCGGGCTGGTGCGGCTCGGCGCCGTCGGGCAGCCGTCGGACGGCCTGCTCATCGTGCTCATCACCGTCATCACGCTCATCGCGTTGACGTCGGTGCTCAGCGGGGTCGGGCGCGGCATCAAGTGGCTCTCGAACATCAACCTCGGCCTCGCCGGGGTGTTCCTCGTCGCCGTCCTCCTGCTCGGGCCGACGCTGTTCCTCCTGCGCGACCTCGTGCAGTCCTTCGGCAGCTACCTGCAGAACATCGTCCAGCTCACCTTCAACGCCTCCGCGTACACCGGCGCCGACGGGCTCGCCTGGCAGGGCTCGTGGACGATCTTCTACTGGGGCTGGTGGATCTCCTGGGCGCCGTTCGTGGGCGTGTTCATCGCCCGGATCTCGCGCGGGCGCACCGTCCGGGAGTTCATCCTCGGCGTCATGCTCGTCCCCACGGCGGTGACGTTCGTGTGGTTCACCGTCATGGGTGGGGGCGCCATCCGCCAGGCGTGGGACGACTTCAACGGCGGGCTGTTCGACCCGGAGGAGGGCATCGTCTCCGAGGCCGTGCTCTTCAACTTCCTCGGCACCCTGCCCGCGTCTGGCGTGCTGTCGGTCATCGCGATCATCCTCGTTGCGGTCTTCTTCGTCACCTCCTCCGACTCCGGCTCGCTCGTCGTGGACATGCTCGCCTCCGGCGGGGACATCGACCCGCCGAGGTGGAGCCGGGTCGTGTGGGTGACCCTCGAAGGTCTCGTGGCCATCGCCCTGCTGCTGGCCGGCGGCCTCGCGGCCCTCCAGACGGCGGCGATCCTCACGGCGCTGCCGGTGAGCCTGGTGATGATCGGCATGTGCGTGGCCACCTACCGCGCGCTGCGGGACGAGCACGCGGTGCTCGTACGCGCCGAGCGGCGTCAGCGCCGCGAGGAGCTCGCCCACCACGTGGGCACCCGGGTGCGCACCGAGCTCACCGAGGGGTTCGGCGACCACTTCGGCGTGCACGTGGACGACCGGGTGGCCGTCGCCCTGTCCGAGCACATGGACGACCGGGCCGGCGCCGTCCCCGAGCACCTCGACGACGTGCCGCGCCCGTGGTGGCAGCGGTTCAGACCGTCAGCTCGTTGA
- a CDS encoding phosphatase PAP2 family protein, with translation MSRRATALAAAVISGAGVWLVWWFFVTTAAGQEVDEIAFEGSRIGRWRLMDSARDLLDVVSVPFLMVVVLVGMVVAGLRRQWWLAVAVVVVVAASNVTTQVLKNVLVRPDMDISEATVNSFPSGHATVAGSVAAAAILVTAPRWRWVTALLGATYAGATGVSTMVGGWHRASDVVAAILVVGAWTFLTLAVLGPAATPLELGPARRVRLAAVRSAGPASDTTRTADGAAEPHLSRDGFVEADEESAPAALRATRTTEHLFGGVALFALMLALLSVLVTNWLGGDSRTELVVAYAGAAVGVGAVTALTFLAVLRLSTPRVWH, from the coding sequence ATGAGCCGGCGCGCCACCGCCCTCGCCGCAGCCGTGATCTCCGGCGCCGGGGTGTGGCTGGTGTGGTGGTTCTTCGTCACCACGGCGGCGGGCCAGGAGGTCGACGAGATCGCGTTCGAGGGATCGCGCATCGGGCGCTGGCGTCTCATGGACAGCGCCCGCGACCTCCTCGACGTCGTGTCCGTCCCGTTCCTCATGGTCGTGGTCCTCGTCGGGATGGTCGTCGCGGGTCTGCGGCGCCAGTGGTGGCTCGCGGTCGCCGTCGTCGTGGTCGTCGCGGCCTCGAACGTCACCACCCAGGTGCTCAAGAACGTCCTCGTCCGCCCGGACATGGACATCTCCGAGGCGACCGTGAACTCCTTTCCCAGCGGGCACGCGACGGTGGCCGGCTCGGTGGCGGCTGCCGCGATCCTCGTCACGGCGCCGCGCTGGCGGTGGGTGACGGCGCTCCTGGGTGCCACCTACGCCGGCGCGACCGGCGTCTCGACGATGGTCGGTGGCTGGCACCGCGCCTCCGACGTGGTGGCCGCCATCCTCGTCGTCGGGGCGTGGACGTTCCTCACGCTGGCGGTCCTCGGCCCCGCCGCGACACCGCTGGAGCTCGGTCCGGCCCGCCGGGTGCGCCTCGCGGCCGTCCGGTCCGCCGGACCCGCGAGCGACACCACCCGGACGGCCGACGGCGCCGCAGAGCCGCACCTCTCGCGCGACGGCTTCGTCGAGGCGGACGAGGAGAGCGCGCCGGCGGCGCTGCGCGCGACCCGGACCACCGAGCACCTCTTCGGCGGGGTCGCGCTCTTCGCCCTCATGCTCGCCCTGCTCTCGGTGCTCGTCACCAACTGGCTCGGTGGGGACTCGCGCACCGAGCTCGTCGTGGCCTACGCAGGTGCGGCCGTCGGGGTCGGCGCGGTGACCGCGCTGACCTTCCTGGCCGTGCTGCGCCTGTCCACGCCGCGCGTGTGGCACTGA
- a CDS encoding SDR family oxidoreductase codes for MASDTSKIPAQQQQWPGTTSSLDPTPDHGEASWTGRDRLTGKRALITGGDSGIGRAVAITFAKEGADVAISYLPEEQADAEETRKQVEATGRTCVLLPADLRTEAAAVEVVTGAVDGLGGLDVLVSNAAYQMSHQGLAEFPGEQIVRTFETNVFATFWLAKAAAPHLRPGSSILVTTSIQAFEPSEPLLDYAATKAALNNLTVNLAAELGEKGIRVNAVAPGPIWTPLIPSTMPESKVEGFGADTPLGRAGHPVEVASAFVYLASDEASYVSGTVLGVTGGRAVF; via the coding sequence ATGGCTTCCGACACCTCGAAGATCCCCGCCCAGCAGCAGCAGTGGCCCGGGACGACGTCCTCCCTCGACCCCACGCCCGACCACGGCGAGGCCAGCTGGACCGGTCGCGACCGGCTCACCGGGAAGAGGGCGCTCATCACCGGCGGCGACTCCGGCATCGGCCGCGCCGTGGCCATCACCTTCGCCAAGGAGGGCGCCGACGTCGCCATCAGCTACCTCCCGGAGGAGCAGGCCGACGCCGAGGAGACCCGCAAGCAGGTCGAGGCGACGGGGCGCACCTGCGTGCTCCTGCCCGCCGACCTGCGCACCGAGGCGGCCGCGGTCGAGGTCGTCACCGGCGCCGTCGACGGGCTCGGCGGGCTGGACGTCCTCGTCTCCAACGCCGCCTACCAGATGAGCCACCAGGGCCTCGCGGAGTTTCCCGGCGAGCAGATCGTGCGGACCTTCGAGACGAACGTCTTCGCCACCTTCTGGCTGGCCAAGGCCGCGGCGCCGCACCTGCGCCCGGGCAGCAGCATCCTCGTGACGACGTCGATCCAGGCGTTCGAGCCCTCCGAGCCGCTCCTCGACTACGCGGCGACCAAGGCGGCCCTGAACAACCTCACCGTGAACCTCGCGGCCGAGCTCGGCGAGAAGGGCATCCGCGTCAACGCGGTCGCCCCCGGACCGATCTGGACGCCGCTCATCCCGTCCACGATGCCCGAGTCGAAGGTCGAGGGCTTCGGCGCCGACACCCCGCTCGGTCGCGCCGGGCACCCGGTCGAGGTGGCGTCGGCCTTCGTCTACCTCGCGAGCGACGAGGCGAGCTACGTCTCCGGGACGGTCCTCGGGGTCACCGGCGGTCGAGCGGTCTTCTGA
- a CDS encoding glycosyl hydrolase family 65 protein yields the protein MNAQDAPAEPVPAEVAAVAGDGPRAGAAAVGPAEVGAAERAAASQAAPSERPLHVAHGRGSLPVDPWTVREPTLDLAGLGRTESLFALSNGHIGLRGNLDEGEPHHTQGTYLSGFFEHHPLPYPEGGYGYPESGQTMVNVTNGKLIRLLVDDEPFDVRYGTVLRHERVLDMRAGTLQRWVDWVSPAGRAVRVKSTRLVSFAHRAVAAIAYTVEAEQEVRIILQSELVANEAPPEVDSDDPRVAEALDNPLVAVGQDLEQHGSVLLHRTAHSGLHLAAGMDHDIECSRQYDVENEVREDWARTTVVTILRPGDKLRVVKYLGYGWSRTRSDPALRDQVAAALTGAKYSGWDMLRRAQRDYLDEFWRAADIEIDGDPVLQQALRFSAFQVLQAGARTEGRAIGAKGLTGTGYNGHTFWDVEGFVVPVLTLTAPDAAAHALRWRASTLDRARERARTLGLAGATFPWRTIDGDETSAYWPAGTAAFHINADITRAFELYRWATGDDGLERSVGLDVLVETARLWISLGHHDAAGRWHVDGVTGPDEYTAVVDDNVFTNLMAAANLNAAVGACTRQRRAARLLGVGEAEIARWRRAARSVHVPFDAKLQVHPACANFTRYAEWDFEATVGRYPLMLHAPYVQLYRKQVVKQADLVLAMVWRTDAFTAEQKARNLDYYERRTVRDSSLSASPQAIVAAEVGHLDLAHDYLHEAALVDLHDLQQNTAHGLHIASLAGAWTAAVSGLGGLREDGEAVRLAPALPAPVRRMAFGLRWRGALLRVEVTHEQVRLWLPDQPGASVPVLLYGEEVKVTDEPVEHPVRVPEPLLPRPPQPLGRAPRPAAIAIDHPA from the coding sequence GTGAACGCGCAGGACGCGCCGGCGGAGCCGGTCCCGGCGGAGGTGGCCGCGGTCGCGGGCGACGGTCCCCGGGCCGGGGCGGCCGCGGTCGGTCCGGCGGAGGTCGGCGCGGCCGAGAGGGCGGCCGCGTCGCAGGCCGCGCCGTCCGAACGGCCGCTGCACGTCGCGCACGGCCGGGGCTCCCTGCCGGTGGACCCGTGGACGGTGCGCGAGCCCACCCTCGACCTCGCCGGGCTGGGCCGCACCGAGTCGCTCTTCGCCCTGTCCAACGGCCACATCGGCCTGCGCGGGAACCTCGACGAGGGCGAGCCGCACCACACCCAGGGCACCTACCTCAGCGGGTTCTTCGAGCACCACCCCCTGCCCTACCCCGAGGGCGGCTACGGCTACCCCGAGTCCGGCCAGACGATGGTCAACGTCACCAACGGCAAGCTCATCCGGCTGCTCGTGGACGACGAGCCGTTCGACGTGCGGTACGGCACCGTCCTGCGCCACGAGCGGGTCCTCGACATGCGCGCGGGCACCCTGCAGCGCTGGGTCGACTGGGTCTCCCCGGCCGGCCGGGCCGTGCGGGTGAAGTCCACGCGGCTGGTCTCCTTCGCGCACCGCGCCGTCGCCGCGATCGCCTACACGGTCGAGGCGGAGCAGGAGGTGCGGATCATCCTGCAGTCCGAGCTCGTCGCGAACGAGGCGCCGCCCGAGGTCGACAGCGACGACCCGCGCGTGGCCGAGGCGCTGGACAACCCCCTCGTCGCGGTCGGCCAGGACCTCGAGCAGCACGGGTCGGTCCTGCTCCACCGCACCGCGCACAGCGGTCTGCACCTGGCGGCCGGGATGGACCACGACATCGAGTGCTCCCGGCAGTACGACGTCGAGAACGAGGTGCGTGAGGACTGGGCCCGCACGACGGTGGTGACGATCCTGCGGCCCGGGGACAAGCTCCGCGTGGTGAAGTACCTCGGCTACGGGTGGTCCCGGACCCGCTCGGACCCTGCGCTGCGGGACCAGGTCGCCGCGGCCCTGACCGGGGCCAAGTACTCCGGCTGGGACATGCTCCGCCGCGCCCAGCGCGACTACCTCGACGAGTTCTGGCGCGCCGCCGACATCGAGATCGACGGCGACCCCGTCCTCCAGCAGGCGCTGCGGTTCTCCGCCTTCCAGGTCCTCCAGGCGGGCGCCCGGACCGAGGGCCGGGCCATCGGCGCCAAGGGGCTGACGGGCACCGGGTACAACGGGCACACGTTCTGGGACGTGGAGGGCTTCGTCGTGCCCGTCCTCACCCTCACGGCGCCCGACGCCGCCGCGCACGCGCTGCGGTGGCGGGCCTCGACCCTGGACCGGGCGCGGGAGCGCGCCCGGACGCTCGGCCTGGCCGGCGCCACCTTCCCCTGGCGGACCATCGACGGCGACGAGACCTCCGCGTACTGGCCCGCCGGCACCGCCGCCTTCCACATCAACGCCGACATCACCCGCGCGTTCGAGCTCTACCGGTGGGCCACCGGCGACGACGGCCTCGAGCGGTCGGTGGGGCTGGACGTCCTCGTCGAGACGGCGCGGCTGTGGATCTCGCTCGGCCACCACGACGCCGCCGGGCGCTGGCACGTCGACGGCGTCACCGGGCCGGACGAGTACACCGCCGTCGTCGACGACAACGTCTTCACCAACCTCATGGCCGCCGCCAACCTCAACGCCGCCGTCGGCGCCTGCACCCGCCAGCGCCGGGCCGCCCGGCTGCTCGGCGTGGGTGAGGCCGAGATCGCGCGGTGGCGCCGGGCCGCGCGGTCGGTCCACGTGCCCTTCGACGCCAAGCTGCAGGTCCACCCGGCATGCGCGAACTTCACCCGGTACGCCGAGTGGGACTTCGAGGCGACCGTGGGCCGGTACCCGCTCATGCTCCACGCGCCCTACGTCCAGCTCTACCGCAAGCAGGTGGTCAAGCAGGCCGACCTCGTCCTGGCGATGGTGTGGCGCACCGACGCCTTCACGGCCGAGCAGAAGGCCCGCAACCTCGACTACTACGAGCGGCGCACCGTGCGCGACTCCTCCCTCTCCGCCTCGCCCCAGGCGATCGTGGCCGCGGAGGTCGGGCACCTCGACCTCGCCCACGACTACCTCCACGAGGCCGCCCTGGTCGACCTTCACGACCTCCAGCAGAACACCGCGCACGGGCTGCACATCGCCTCCCTCGCCGGGGCCTGGACCGCCGCCGTCAGCGGGCTCGGCGGGCTCCGCGAGGACGGCGAGGCCGTTCGGCTGGCCCCCGCCCTGCCCGCCCCGGTGCGCCGCATGGCGTTCGGGCTGCGCTGGCGCGGCGCGCTCCTGCGCGTCGAGGTCACCCACGAGCAGGTGCGCCTGTGGCTGCCCGACCAGCCCGGGGCGAGCGTCCCGGTGCTGCTGTACGGCGAGGAGGTGAAGGTCACCGACGAGCCGGTCGAGCACCCCGTCCGGGTGCCCGAGCCTCTCCTCCCGCGCCCCCCGCAGCCGCTGGGACGCGCGCCGCGGCCGGCCGCGATCGCCATCGACCACCCCGCCTGA
- a CDS encoding beta-phosphoglucomutase family hydrolase: MLGLPAGVRACLFDLDGVLTQTAQVHRAAWTATFDEYLRARSDRTGEPFVPFDPAADYAAHVDGKKRADGVRDFLASRGVVLPEGAAEDEGTGSVAGLGNRKNRLLLSLLHDEGVEVFEGSRRYVEAAAAAGLARAVVSSSANTRLVLDVTGLAPLFDVVVDGVEARRLDLPGKPAPDTFLEAARRLGVAPAAAAVFEDALAGVEAGRAGGFGHVVGVDRLGQADALRRHGADVVVADLEELL, translated from the coding sequence GTGCTGGGACTGCCGGCAGGTGTCCGGGCCTGCCTCTTCGACCTCGACGGGGTGCTCACGCAGACGGCGCAGGTCCACCGTGCCGCGTGGACCGCGACGTTCGACGAGTACCTGCGCGCACGCTCGGACCGCACCGGCGAGCCGTTCGTGCCCTTCGACCCCGCGGCGGACTACGCCGCCCACGTCGACGGCAAGAAGCGCGCCGACGGCGTGCGCGACTTCCTCGCCAGCCGGGGCGTCGTCCTGCCTGAGGGCGCGGCCGAGGACGAGGGCACGGGGAGCGTGGCCGGCCTGGGCAACCGAAAGAACCGCCTCCTGCTGAGCCTCCTCCACGACGAGGGCGTGGAGGTCTTCGAGGGCAGCCGCCGCTACGTCGAGGCCGCTGCCGCCGCGGGCCTGGCCCGGGCCGTCGTCTCCTCCAGCGCGAACACCCGGCTCGTGCTCGACGTCACCGGCCTGGCCCCCCTCTTCGACGTCGTCGTCGACGGCGTCGAGGCCCGGCGTCTGGACCTGCCCGGCAAGCCCGCTCCCGACACCTTCCTCGAGGCGGCCCGCCGCCTGGGGGTGGCCCCCGCCGCGGCCGCGGTCTTCGAGGACGCCCTCGCCGGGGTCGAGGCGGGCCGGGCCGGGGGGTTCGGCCACGTCGTCGGCGTGGACCGGCTCGGCCAGGCCGACGCGCTGCGCCGGCACGGGGCGGACGTCGTCGTCGCCGACCTCGAGGAGCTGCTGTGA
- a CDS encoding NAD(P)H-hydrate dehydratase yields MTRQRPRDAGGAGPAAPDALPIMPTMLREWRLPEPSGTKYGRGQVLVIGGSRATPGAVLLAGLAALRVGAGRLTLAVAESVAPALAVAVPEAGVRGLAEDDDGEVSGTGVEDLGKDLERSDVVLLGPGLGRPEGTARLLTAVVAALPEDTPVVLDAFALGVLPDLPDVARSLAGRLILTPNLEEAARLLGREEIEDPDDAAVAVAREYRAVVSCRGSISEGERLWRATTGHTGLGTSGSGDVQAGALAGLLARGAEPAQAAVWSTHLHTSAGDSLTARVGKVGFLAREVLDELPRILNELTV; encoded by the coding sequence ATGACGCGCCAGAGGCCGCGTGACGCCGGCGGGGCCGGGCCGGCCGCCCCCGACGCCCTGCCGATCATGCCGACGATGCTCCGCGAGTGGCGCCTGCCGGAGCCGTCCGGGACGAAGTACGGACGCGGCCAGGTGCTCGTCATCGGCGGCTCGCGCGCCACCCCCGGAGCCGTGCTGCTCGCCGGCCTGGCAGCGCTGCGGGTGGGCGCCGGCCGCCTCACCCTGGCCGTGGCGGAGTCGGTCGCGCCCGCTCTCGCGGTCGCCGTCCCCGAGGCGGGGGTCCGCGGCCTGGCGGAGGACGACGACGGCGAGGTCAGCGGCACGGGCGTCGAGGATCTCGGCAAGGACCTCGAGCGCAGCGACGTCGTCCTGCTCGGTCCCGGTCTCGGCCGGCCGGAGGGGACCGCGCGGTTGCTCACCGCCGTCGTCGCCGCGCTGCCGGAGGACACCCCCGTGGTGCTCGACGCCTTCGCGCTCGGGGTCCTGCCCGACCTCCCCGACGTCGCACGGTCCCTGGCGGGTCGGCTCATCCTCACCCCCAACCTCGAGGAGGCCGCACGTCTGCTCGGGCGCGAGGAGATCGAGGATCCCGACGACGCCGCGGTGGCCGTCGCGCGGGAGTACCGGGCCGTCGTCTCCTGCCGGGGCAGCATCTCCGAGGGCGAGCGACTCTGGCGGGCCACCACAGGTCACACCGGGCTCGGCACCTCGGGCAGCGGTGACGTGCAGGCGGGCGCGCTGGCGGGCCTGCTGGCTCGCGGCGCCGAGCCGGCCCAGGCCGCGGTCTGGTCGACCCACCTGCACACCAGCGCCGGGGACTCGCTCACCGCACGCGTCGGCAAGGTCGGCTTCCTCGCGCGGGAGGTGCTCGACGAGCTCCCCCGCATCCTCAACGAGCTGACGGTCTGA
- a CDS encoding methyltransferase, translating to MTEPAQKTPRAASPADVDALRADLAGAAFTVDGVGALLDDVAAAALHREQRLPALVAARSAEEPAAALLRVFMLGDDVPRALLDRALPRTGTAGAQRLGLVLAAGDGAGDDVRGAVDLRPYAAHDAAGPAHWWIASDLGEAATGRPLGRDHVLGIGGASTTLAQITVRDRRERTLDLGTGCGVQALHAARHSGSVVATDISRRALGFARFNADLAGVRLDLRAGSMLEPVARERFDLVVSNPPFVITPASVHAAGLPVMEYRDGVRAGDDLVADLVAGVGDHLAPDGVAQLLGNWEHHAGEDWRERVGRWLDVAGLDAWVVEREVQDPAEYAELWLRDGGLRPEVDRPRYEAAYEAWLADFAARGVEGVGFGYVLLHRPAGTRTPWRRVEAVTGPVRQPLGAHVAEVLATREWLAGVEVATGPAVATGPAVAASGTTTTPGLAGERLVVAADVTEERYLEPGAEDPRVLQLRQGGGLGRVVRPGTLVAGAVGACDGELTLGQIVAGLAALLDVPADDVAAEVLPAARDLLLDGFLRRV from the coding sequence ATGACCGAGCCGGCGCAGAAAACCCCCCGTGCCGCCTCGCCGGCGGACGTCGACGCGCTGCGCGCGGACCTCGCCGGCGCGGCCTTCACCGTCGACGGCGTGGGCGCACTCCTCGACGACGTCGCCGCCGCCGCGCTCCACCGGGAGCAGCGGCTGCCCGCCCTCGTCGCCGCCCGGTCCGCCGAGGAGCCGGCCGCCGCCCTCCTGCGGGTGTTCATGCTCGGCGACGACGTCCCGCGCGCCCTGCTCGACCGGGCCCTGCCGCGCACCGGCACCGCCGGCGCGCAGCGGCTCGGTCTGGTGCTGGCCGCGGGCGACGGCGCGGGCGACGACGTCCGGGGCGCCGTCGACCTGCGTCCCTACGCCGCCCACGACGCGGCGGGGCCGGCGCACTGGTGGATCGCCTCGGACCTCGGTGAGGCCGCCACCGGGCGGCCGCTCGGGCGCGACCACGTCCTGGGCATCGGCGGCGCATCGACCACCCTGGCGCAGATCACGGTGCGCGACCGGCGCGAGCGCACCCTCGACCTCGGCACGGGGTGCGGCGTCCAGGCCCTGCACGCGGCCCGCCACAGCGGCTCCGTCGTCGCGACCGACATCTCCCGGCGGGCGCTGGGCTTCGCCCGGTTCAACGCCGACCTCGCCGGGGTCCGGCTCGACCTGCGCGCCGGCTCCATGCTCGAGCCGGTCGCACGCGAGCGGTTCGACCTCGTCGTGTCCAACCCGCCCTTCGTCATCACACCGGCATCGGTGCACGCCGCGGGCCTGCCGGTCATGGAGTACCGCGACGGCGTGCGCGCCGGCGACGACCTCGTCGCCGACCTCGTCGCGGGGGTGGGGGATCACCTGGCCCCGGACGGCGTCGCCCAGCTCCTGGGGAACTGGGAGCACCACGCGGGCGAGGACTGGCGCGAGCGCGTGGGCCGGTGGCTCGACGTCGCCGGCCTGGACGCCTGGGTGGTGGAACGGGAGGTGCAGGACCCGGCTGAGTACGCCGAGCTGTGGCTGCGCGACGGAGGCCTGCGGCCCGAGGTGGACCGGCCGCGCTACGAGGCCGCCTACGAGGCCTGGCTCGCGGACTTCGCGGCCCGCGGCGTCGAGGGCGTCGGCTTCGGGTACGTCCTCCTCCACCGGCCCGCCGGCACGCGGACACCGTGGCGGCGGGTGGAGGCGGTCACCGGCCCGGTGCGCCAGCCGCTCGGCGCGCACGTCGCCGAGGTCCTCGCGACCCGCGAGTGGCTCGCCGGCGTCGAGGTGGCCACGGGACCGGCGGTGGCCACGGGACCGGCGGTGGCCGCGTCCGGCACCACGACGACGCCCGGTCTCGCCGGCGAACGGCTGGTGGTGGCCGCCGACGTCACCGAGGAGCGGTACCTCGAGCCCGGCGCCGAGGACCCCCGGGTCCTCCAGCTCCGGCAGGGCGGCGGGCTGGGGCGCGTGGTCCGGCCCGGCACCCTCGTCGCCGGCGCGGTCGGGGCGTGCGACGGCGAGCTCACGCTCGGTCAGATCGTCGCCGGTCTCGCCGCGCTCCTGGACGTCCCCGCCGACGACGTCGCCGCCGAGGTCCTGCCCGCGGCCCGCGACCTCCTCCTCGACGGGTTCCTCCGCCGCGTATGA